GTTTCCTTTCCAATCCAGGCATTCCTTGGGCGGAGGGCCGTCTTTGCCCTCCCACCACACGTCGAGGTCAGGCGTGAGGGCCACATTGGTATAGACGGTGTCGCGCGAGACCATTTCCAGCGCGTTGGGATTGGACTTGGAGTTCGTCCCGGGCACCACGCCGAAATAGCCGGCCTCGGGATTAATGGCGTAGAGCCGCCCATCGGGGCCAGGTTTCATCCAGGCGATGTCGTCGCCAATCGTGCGGATTTTCCAGCCTTTGAAATGGGCCGGGGGCACCATCATGGCGAAATTGGTTTTGCCGCAGGCGCTGGGGAACGCCGCTGCCACATAGGTCTTTTGGCCGGAAGGCGATTCGATGCACAAGATCAGCATATGCTCGGCGAACCACCCTTCTTGCCGTCCCAGATATGAGCCGATGCGCAAGGCCAGGCATTTCTTACCCAGCAAGACATTGCCGCCGTAGTTTGAGCCGACCGAGATGATCGCGTTGTCCTGGGGAAAATGGGCAATATAACGCCGTTCGGGGTTCACATCGAGCATGCAATGCAGGCCGCGGTTGAACTCGTCGCTGTCGCGGAGTTGCCCGTAAGCCACATCGCCCATGCGCGTCATAATCCCCATGCTCAACGCGACATAAATCGAGTCGGTCAACTCGATGCCTACTTTGGCCAGAGGCGAGCCCGCGGGTCCCATCAGGTAAGGAACAACATATAAAGTGCGCCCGCGCATCCCCCCCGCCGCGTAGCCCCGCAGTTTCTGGTACATCTCTTTGGGGGCGGTCCAGTTGTTGGTCGGGCCGGCTTCCTCCTGATCGACGGTGCAGATATAGGTCGATTGTTCGACACGCGCCACGTCGTTGGGATTGGAACGATGATAATAACAACCGGGCAGCTTCTTTTGATTGAGTTTGAGGAGGACTCCTTTGGCAACTGCTTCTTCAGACAAGGCTTTGCGTTCGGCCTTCGAACCGTTGCACCAGAAAATACCGTCCGGGTGGCAAAGATTCACCATCTCCTGTACCCAAGCCAGCACCGCCTTGTTGGTTGTATTGCAGGCGCCTAGTGTTTCGTTTGTCATAATTTGGCCAGTCCAGTCCGGCAGCGGTTGCGGGGCATCCGGGTTCGCTCGGGAAGCGGCTCGCAAAGGCTTACAATAGTTAATCAGAATTGCAATACGCGTTTGTCTTGGCAGCGCGCTGCAATTGGGAGTATGATAAGAACGCTGACTTTATGAGTGGTCCGGACACGACGCATTGCCTGGCGCGTTCCGTCGTCAATGCCCTGGCTGATGACCCGACGCTGGAAGCCGTTACCATCGATCGCGCGCGCAAGACCATCTCGGTGGCTACGCTCGGCAGGACCGATCTGCCCCGCTTAACCGAGCGGATTAATGCCACGTTCCTGCAAGCCGAGGAAACTCAGGCCAATGCTCGTTGCATGCTCCTGGCCGGAGCCGGCGAATGCCGAACTTGCGCCCAGCCGCTTTCGGAGACGGAGCGGCGCAAAATTCTTATCGATCACCAGGGGAAGATTACCACGATAGCCCGCGTGACTTGTCCAACGGCGCCAAAGTTTTGGCGCTGGCGGGATATTCCCTGGCCCAAGGTGGTGCAACGGGATGTCGAGTTCCTGGAGCATATCGAGGAGGAAATCGACGAGTGGAAACCGCAGTTGGCGGCGGCGATTCTCTGCGGGGCATTCGGTTTGGCCGCTTACCTCTTGGGCGCTCGCGAGCAGGCCAGATTCCTTTATGTAGCGGCCTACCTGGCCGGCGGGTGGTATGCGGCTCATGAGGTTTGGGAACGGTTTCGAAAGTGGGCGATTGATGTCCATTTCCTCATGCTGGCCGTCGCTGCCGGGAGCGCCAGTATCGGGGCCTGGGGTGAAGGGGCGACCCTGTTGTTCCTCTTTTCCCTTTCCGGCGCCTTGGAACATTTTGCCCTGGGACGAACCCAACGCGAGATTCGCTCGCTCTTCCGCGAAGCGCCCAAATCTGCCACGGTCCTGGACCACCAGGGGCATGAGTCCGAACTGCCGGTCGAGCGGCTCCGGCCGGGCATGCGCCTGCTCATCAAACCAGGGGCACAGTTTCCCGTCGATGCCGAATTGGTGAAGGGCCAGACTGCCAGTGATGAATCCAACCTCACCGGGGAGGCCGCGCCGGTGGAAAAACGAATTGGAGACACCGTGCTCTCTGGCACCTTAAATCTCTGGGGGGCGGTAGAAGTCTGCGTGCTGCGGCCAGTCGGCGAGAGCGCGTTGCGCAAAATTATCCGGTTAATCAAAGAGGCGCAGCGTCAGAAAGCGCCCGCTCAACAGTTCACAGATCGGTTCGGCACTTACTATACCTACAGTGTCCTTGGCCTTTCACTGGCAATGTTTTTTGTCTGGTGGCTCATTTTCGGCCAGACTCCATTCCTGGCCAGTCACCTCGGGCACAGCGCTTTTTATCACACGATGATCCTCCTGGTAGTGGCTTCCCCTTGCGCGCTGGTCCTGTCCATTCCCTCAGCGGTGCTGGCGGCCATCGCCTGGGGCGCGCGCCATGGGATTCTATTTCGTGGCGGGGCTGCCGTCGAGAAACTGGCGGCGGTCACCACGGTTGCCCTCGATAAGACCGGCACGCTCACGACCGGCGAACTGCGCGTGGAACTGGTCCAGAGCTTTCCGCCTGGCCGCGAGGCCCAAGTCGCGCAATTGGCCTATTCGCTGGAACGGTTGTCGAGTCATCCCCTGGCGCGCGCCATTACGCGCCATGGAAAACAACAGGGACTTTCCGCTCTCGAATTGCATCAGTTCGAATCGATCACGGGCCAGGGGTTGCGCGCGCGGTGGAATGGGGCCGACTGCCTGCTGGGCAGGCGTGAATGGCTGGCATCCTGCACCCAACAAATTGCGCGCGTGCCCGCTTCCGATTCCGGCCTGGCGGAGGTTTGGGTGCTCTGTGGCGAACTGCTTGGCCGCGTCGTTCTGCGCGATGACATCCGGCCCCAGGCCCGCGCGGTTCTGCAACAATTGACCGAAGAAGGCTTGAGCGCCATTGTCCTCACGGGCGATCACCAGGCCGCCGCCGAGCATCTCCGTTCCCAACTGGGTATCGAGCAGGTGCGCTCGGGACTCAACCCTGAACAAAAACTGGCGGAAATCCGCGCGCAGACCGAGCGGGGCGAACGCGTGGCGATGGTGGGTGATGGAGTGAACGACGCGCCGAGCCTGGCGGCTGCTCACATCGGCGTGGCCATGGGCGCCCGCGGCTCCGATGCCGCCCTGGAACAGGCCGATGTCGTATTGATGCACGACCGCCTCGAGAATTTTCTTGCCGCGTTCCGCCTCAGCCACCGCGCCCGCCGGGTCATCCGCCAAAACCTCGTCATTTCCCTGGGCACGGTTGTGGTCCTGGTGACCTTTGCCCTGCTGGGCCGCATCCCGCTGACGGTCGGCGTGGTGGGCCACGAAGGCAGCACGGTCATTGTTGTCATGAACAGCCTGCGCCTGTTATTCAGCCGTTCTACCGATCGTTGAGTAACCCGGGTTCCAAAACCGCCGCTCGATCAATCGATAGAACAGACGGCCCAAACCCAGCGCGACGGCCAGGCAACAGGAAACGCCCAGAAAAAAAATCGCAAATGGGTTGCGTAGTCCCAGCCGGTTAAAACCCCAACTGACCACTGTAACCACCGGCCAATGGATTAGGTACAGGCTATAACACATCTCGCCGCAAAAGAGCAGTGGCCGGACCAGCCGTGCTCGGGCTAATTGAGTGTCCCATCGGCGCAACCCCAACAGCGCCAGCGCAAACAAGAACGCGCAGAGGTAACTTTGGTTCGGTTCGTTGGTTCGGGCAATCAGCAGGTGCTCGGGCCCCGCCACGGCGCACAACACTCCGAACCCAAGGGGGACGCAAAACCACCCCATGGCCCGCGCGGGCGCATAGTTCAAGGCGTAGTACACCACGGCTCCCGCCGCGAACATCAGCCATTGCCCATCCAGGAACAACCCCAGCGTGCCCACTCCCAGCGGAGGGAGCACGAATAACCCCGCGAAAACAGCAAGCGTCAGGAGCGCCAGCGCGCCGAAAAAAAACCGCCGCGCCAGCAGCAGCGCCAATCCCACCAGGGCATAAAACTGCTCCTCGTAACAAAGCGTCCAGGATGGCGACAGCAACTCATTCTCCACTCCCCGGGTGATATGCCAGCGCCAGCTTTCTGTAAGCGTGAGATTTCCGAACCATTGCCATTTGGTAAAGCCGCGCGGGTTGGGGACGAAGGCGTTCTGAAAAAACCCCGCATGTTTGGATTCCACAAACCAGACGCCGGCTGCAGTGATGAGCAGCCAGGCCCAGTAAGGTGGATAAATCCTTCGGAAACGCCGGCGGAAGAAATTGGCTCCCGAGCTGGGCCGTTGCCGGGCGGCGTCCGCGCTGGCGGTGACGCAGTAGCCGCTAATCACAAAAAAGAGCGGCACCCCAATCCATAATCGATGGACCACAGCCAATACCCAGCCCAGGGGCCCGGGGCCATCCGGAAAGCTCAGGCCGTAGCCGGTGCAGACCGAGTGAAAAATAACGACGAACAAACAAGCGATGCCGCGCCAGGCGGTCAGTGTCTCGTACCGTGGCGACCTTGGGCGCGCGAGGTCCTTGTGGGAAACTAGCTGTCCGGGCGGTGCGAGCGCCAAAGAATCCGCCCCGCTAAAGGTTGTGCGCTGGCCGGTTTCAGATTCGCAGGCGAGTTTCATGTCCGCCCAAAGGTGATTTGAAAATCACGCCCACGACCTGATAGTAAGGCGGCCCTTCCAGCATTTGCTGATAATCATACCGGGTAATGGGCGGAGCAGCCTTCGTATGCGGCATGTTGTCAGGCTAACGGGCTGCCCGCCGAGTGTCAACAAACCGGCGTTTCGGCGGTTTATTGCTGTTACTCCAAATCCAGCCCTTCTGTCCTCCTTTTACTCTCAACTCCCGGCCAGGTTTAGTGCGGCACAGGGCATCCCGTGCGCTTCGGCGACCGCTTTATGAGCCAGGTTGCCGTCGATGACATTGATACCACCCCGGAGGGCCGGCTGGCGCTGGCATGCTTCGGCAAGGCCGGAGTCGGCCAGCAACTCGATATAACGGTAGGTCACGTTGGTAAGCGCCTGGGTAGCGGTGCGGGCATAAGCCGCGGGCATATTGGCCACGCAGTAATGGGTCACCCCTTCTTCAACAAAGACCGGGTCGTGATGGGTGGTCGGATGTGAGGTCTCGGCGCAACCACCCTGGTCGATAGCGATATCGACCAGCACGCTGCCGGGCCGCATGCGCTGCAGCATGTCGCGGCGAATCAGCTTGGGGGCACGGGCTCCGGGCAAGAGGACAGCCCCAATCAACAGATCGACTGATGGCAGGAGTTCCAATAGATGGGCTTCGTTCGAGTAAAGGGTATGGGCTGTATGCAACGTGATATCGAGGAAACGCATCCGTTCGA
The Verrucomicrobiia bacterium genome window above contains:
- a CDS encoding phosphoenolpyruvate carboxykinase (GTP); amino-acid sequence: MTNETLGACNTTNKAVLAWVQEMVNLCHPDGIFWCNGSKAERKALSEEAVAKGVLLKLNQKKLPGCYYHRSNPNDVARVEQSTYICTVDQEEAGPTNNWTAPKEMYQKLRGYAAGGMRGRTLYVVPYLMGPAGSPLAKVGIELTDSIYVALSMGIMTRMGDVAYGQLRDSDEFNRGLHCMLDVNPERRYIAHFPQDNAIISVGSNYGGNVLLGKKCLALRIGSYLGRQEGWFAEHMLILCIESPSGQKTYVAAAFPSACGKTNFAMMVPPAHFKGWKIRTIGDDIAWMKPGPDGRLYAINPEAGYFGVVPGTNSKSNPNALEMVSRDTVYTNVALTPDLDVWWEGKDGPPPKECLDWKGNKWTPDSKERAAHPNSRFTTAMANNPVLAPEANDPHGVPISAIIFGGRRGDTVPLVFQAFNWVHGVYVGATMGSEMTAAAVGGAGQVRRDPMAMLPFCGYHMGDYFRHWINMHRLIKHPPRIFHVNWFRKNAQGEFLWPGFGENMRVLTWIVDRCHGRTDAEESPLGWIPSHKTFDLRGLAGFTPERFEQVQAIHHADWRREILAQQELFMKLYSHLPKELIFQRELLMARL
- a CDS encoding heavy metal translocating P-type ATPase; this encodes MSGPDTTHCLARSVVNALADDPTLEAVTIDRARKTISVATLGRTDLPRLTERINATFLQAEETQANARCMLLAGAGECRTCAQPLSETERRKILIDHQGKITTIARVTCPTAPKFWRWRDIPWPKVVQRDVEFLEHIEEEIDEWKPQLAAAILCGAFGLAAYLLGAREQARFLYVAAYLAGGWYAAHEVWERFRKWAIDVHFLMLAVAAGSASIGAWGEGATLLFLFSLSGALEHFALGRTQREIRSLFREAPKSATVLDHQGHESELPVERLRPGMRLLIKPGAQFPVDAELVKGQTASDESNLTGEAAPVEKRIGDTVLSGTLNLWGAVEVCVLRPVGESALRKIIRLIKEAQRQKAPAQQFTDRFGTYYTYSVLGLSLAMFFVWWLIFGQTPFLASHLGHSAFYHTMILLVVASPCALVLSIPSAVLAAIAWGARHGILFRGGAAVEKLAAVTTVALDKTGTLTTGELRVELVQSFPPGREAQVAQLAYSLERLSSHPLARAITRHGKQQGLSALELHQFESITGQGLRARWNGADCLLGRREWLASCTQQIARVPASDSGLAEVWVLCGELLGRVVLRDDIRPQARAVLQQLTEEGLSAIVLTGDHQAAAEHLRSQLGIEQVRSGLNPEQKLAEIRAQTERGERVAMVGDGVNDAPSLAAAHIGVAMGARGSDAALEQADVVLMHDRLENFLAAFRLSHRARRVIRQNLVISLGTVVVLVTFALLGRIPLTVGVVGHEGSTVIVVMNSLRLLFSRSTDR
- a CDS encoding acyltransferase; protein product: MKLACESETGQRTTFSGADSLALAPPGQLVSHKDLARPRSPRYETLTAWRGIACLFVVIFHSVCTGYGLSFPDGPGPLGWVLAVVHRLWIGVPLFFVISGYCVTASADAARQRPSSGANFFRRRFRRIYPPYWAWLLITAAGVWFVESKHAGFFQNAFVPNPRGFTKWQWFGNLTLTESWRWHITRGVENELLSPSWTLCYEEQFYALVGLALLLARRFFFGALALLTLAVFAGLFVLPPLGVGTLGLFLDGQWLMFAAGAVVYYALNYAPARAMGWFCVPLGFGVLCAVAGPEHLLIARTNEPNQSYLCAFLFALALLGLRRWDTQLARARLVRPLLFCGEMCYSLYLIHWPVVTVVSWGFNRLGLRNPFAIFFLGVSCCLAVALGLGRLFYRLIERRFWNPGYSTIGRTAE